One Prinia subflava isolate CZ2003 ecotype Zambia chromosome 8, Cam_Psub_1.2, whole genome shotgun sequence DNA window includes the following coding sequences:
- the GID8 gene encoding glucose-induced degradation protein 8 homolog, translating into MSYAEKPDEITKDEWMEKLNNLHIQRADMNRLIMNYLVTEGFKEAAEKFRMESGIEPSVDLETLDERIKIREMILKGQIQEAIALINSLHPELLDTNRYLYFHLQQQHLIELIRQRETEAALEFAQTQLAEQGEESRECLTEMERTLALLAFDNPEESPFGDLLNMMQRQKVWSEVNQAVLDYENRESTPKLAKLLKLLLWAQNELDQKKVKYPKMTDLSKGTIEEPK; encoded by the exons ATGAGTTATGCAGAAAAACCTGATGAAATCACGAAAGATGAATGGATGGAAAAGCTTAATAACTTACATATCCAGAGAGCAGACATGAACCGCCTTATCATGAACTACCTTGTCACAG AGGGCTttaaagaagcagcagagaaatttcGGATGGAGTCTGGAATTGAACCCAGTGTGGATTTAGAGACTCTggatgaaagaataaaaatccgTGAGATGATCTTGAAAGGACAGATCCAGGAAGCCATTGCATTGATAAACAGCCTCcatccagagctgctggataCCAACAGATATCTCTACTTTCATTTGCAG CAACAGCACTTGATTGAACTGATTCGGCAGCGTGAgacagaggcagctctggaatTTGCTCAGACCCAATTAGCAGAACaaggggaggagagcagggaatgccTGACAGAAATGGAGCGCACGCTGGCTCTGCTTGCCTTTGATAATCCCGAAGAATCACCATTTGGAGACTTGCTGAACATGATGCAGCGACAGAAG gtaTGGAGTGAGGTTAATCAAGCTGTTCTAGACTATGAAAATCGTGAATCAACACCCAAGCTGGCAAAATTACTGAAACTACTACTGTGGGCTCAGAATGAGCTGGACCAGAAGAAAGTGAAATACCCCAAAATGACAGACCTCAGCAAGGGGACGATTGAAGAGCCCAAGTAA